A single Carnobacterium alterfunditum DSM 5972 DNA region contains:
- a CDS encoding Fur family transcriptional regulator, with protein sequence MSSNHLVTQSIEKLKRAHIRITPQRHGILEYLIENHNHPTADEIYQALAEQFPSMSAATVYNNLRLFTKIGFVVEMNYGDASSRFDFTSTQHYHAICEVCGRIEDLYYPGLEDIGEVTTNLTGFKVKRHRLEIYGTCPECQLKQEQAAKN encoded by the coding sequence ATGTCTTCAAATCATTTAGTTACCCAATCGATTGAGAAATTAAAGCGAGCTCATATTCGTATTACACCACAACGTCATGGAATATTAGAATATTTAATTGAAAATCATAACCACCCTACCGCTGATGAGATATATCAAGCTCTCGCAGAACAATTCCCTAGTATGAGTGCTGCAACTGTTTATAATAATTTACGGTTATTTACTAAAATTGGTTTTGTAGTTGAAATGAACTACGGAGATGCTTCAAGTCGATTTGATTTCACCTCAACCCAGCATTATCACGCTATTTGTGAAGTTTGTGGGAGAATTGAAGATCTTTATTATCCAGGTTTAGAAGATATCGGTGAGGTAACAACCAACTTGACTGGCTTTAAAGTGAAACGGCATCGTTTGGAAATATACGGTACTTGCCCTGAATGTCAACTGAAACAAGAGCAAGCAGCAAAAAATTAA
- a CDS encoding glycoside hydrolase family 13 protein yields MEEQDWWKKAIVYQVYPRSFKDTTGDGTGDLKGVISRLDYIHQLGATAIWLNPIFTSPQVDNGYDVSDYYTIDPIFGTIDDAVELIEEAHKRNLKVIFDFVVNHTSDQHLWFQEALKGPENPYRDFYIWENPKKGGHLPNNWVAVFGGSVWEKEPVGDQYYFHLFKKEMPDLNWDNPEVEKAMLDIGKFWLDHGVDGFRLDAFIHMDKVDDFQIIEMEEGRELVSAQKINAFLPNIKNYVQKLTMDLRKVKKDVFILGEAASADVNLAFEYADPESNMCDAVVSFLIFPEDEKMKDPRLPFNMQSSRLDRKAFKKIMTDWQTKMNPTGGPILYWSNHDMPRAVSRFGNVEQYRDNSSKMLATLMYLQHGIPFIFNGEEIGMRNLQCADHHIFDTPGAIPFYEKAKQLGYSEEHILKELNHTGRDVSRGAMQWDASKFAGFSTVEPWSVVNVETKYNVEDQQKDPNSILAYYQKVLTLKKSAIFREGSFKLTETKDTLYIYERDFDGQRAIICCNLSDTEEHIQEDGISKAGWKIILQNEGNTIDQDAVTLAPYGAIVFMHDTQTAKKL; encoded by the coding sequence ATGGAAGAACAGGATTGGTGGAAAAAAGCGATCGTTTATCAAGTTTACCCAAGAAGTTTCAAGGATACGACTGGGGATGGCACTGGGGATCTCAAGGGTGTCATTTCGCGGTTAGATTATATTCATCAATTAGGTGCTACAGCTATTTGGCTCAACCCGATATTCACTTCACCGCAAGTGGATAATGGATATGATGTATCAGATTATTATACGATCGATCCAATTTTTGGAACAATCGATGATGCAGTCGAATTGATCGAAGAAGCTCATAAACGCAACTTGAAAGTTATTTTTGATTTCGTTGTGAATCATACATCTGATCAGCATCTCTGGTTTCAAGAAGCGCTAAAAGGACCAGAAAATCCTTATCGTGATTTCTATATTTGGGAAAATCCAAAAAAAGGTGGTCATCTACCCAATAATTGGGTCGCCGTTTTTGGTGGTTCTGTTTGGGAAAAAGAACCAGTTGGAGACCAATATTATTTTCATTTGTTCAAAAAAGAAATGCCGGATTTGAATTGGGATAATCCGGAAGTTGAAAAAGCTATGTTGGATATTGGAAAATTTTGGTTGGATCACGGTGTAGATGGATTTCGCTTAGATGCATTTATTCATATGGATAAAGTAGATGACTTTCAGATAATTGAAATGGAAGAAGGTCGAGAACTGGTTTCTGCTCAAAAAATTAATGCTTTTTTGCCTAATATTAAAAACTATGTTCAAAAATTGACGATGGATCTGCGAAAAGTTAAAAAAGACGTTTTCATTCTAGGAGAAGCTGCTTCGGCAGATGTAAATCTTGCTTTTGAGTATGCCGATCCTGAAAGTAATATGTGCGATGCCGTTGTTTCCTTTTTGATCTTTCCAGAAGACGAAAAAATGAAAGATCCACGATTACCATTTAATATGCAATCAAGTCGATTAGATAGAAAAGCCTTTAAAAAAATCATGACTGATTGGCAAACGAAAATGAACCCAACCGGTGGACCCATTTTATACTGGAGCAATCATGACATGCCCCGAGCTGTCTCGCGTTTTGGAAATGTGGAACAATACAGAGACAACAGTAGTAAAATGCTAGCTACTTTAATGTATCTTCAACATGGTATCCCATTTATTTTCAATGGTGAGGAAATCGGCATGCGTAATCTGCAATGTGCAGACCACCATATATTTGACACACCGGGGGCTATCCCTTTTTATGAAAAGGCTAAGCAACTTGGGTATTCTGAAGAACATATCTTGAAAGAATTAAATCATACAGGACGAGATGTAAGCCGAGGAGCTATGCAGTGGGATGCTTCAAAATTTGCTGGTTTTTCAACGGTCGAACCATGGAGTGTTGTAAATGTGGAAACGAAATACAACGTAGAGGATCAACAAAAAGATCCAAATAGTATTTTGGCGTATTACCAAAAAGTTTTAACGTTAAAGAAATCGGCCATATTTAGAGAAGGCTCTTTTAAATTAACGGAGACTAAAGATACGTTATACATCTATGAAAGAGATTTTGATGGTCAGCGCGCTATCATCTGCTGTAATTTGTCCGATACGGAAGAACACATTCAAGAAGACGGCATCTCAAAAGCAGGGTGGAAGATTATATTGCAAAATGAAGGCAATACTATCGATCAAGATGCAGTCACTTTAGCCCCATACGGAGCCATTGTCTTTATGCATGATACTCAAACAGCTAAGAAATTATGA
- a CDS encoding LacI family DNA-binding transcriptional regulator has translation MTTLNDVAKKANVSKMTVSRVINHPEQVTDELKELVFEAMEELKYRPNVAAKALVSNRTQIIKLFILEEMDTTEPYYMNLLMGIARELDNRHYSLQLVTKNNFDIGACDGYIICGMRENDYEWISRATKPVVLFGENRHGYDFVDSNNKEGVAKATQYGIDLGYENIIFIGIDVKESFEYSRENGYIKTIQKNKLKPEIHRFENRSRYAADFIKENWAKFKTNTLFICSSDRLAIGIQRGIINMEGTVPSDFGIIGYDGVFLDQIAFPQLTTVKQPVVQMGEACAKMVLNKIEQKNAPQGELFFTPELIIRGTTTQQ, from the coding sequence ATGACAACGCTTAATGATGTCGCAAAAAAAGCAAATGTGTCCAAAATGACTGTGTCCAGAGTGATCAATCATCCTGAACAAGTGACAGATGAATTAAAAGAACTGGTATTTGAAGCAATGGAAGAACTAAAGTATCGGCCAAACGTTGCAGCAAAAGCATTGGTCAGTAACCGCACTCAAATCATTAAACTGTTTATTCTTGAAGAAATGGATACAACTGAACCGTATTACATGAATTTATTGATGGGTATCGCACGTGAGTTAGACAATCGCCATTATTCTTTGCAACTAGTAACTAAAAACAACTTCGATATTGGGGCATGCGACGGGTATATTATTTGCGGCATGCGTGAAAACGACTATGAGTGGATAAGCCGCGCAACAAAACCGGTAGTATTATTTGGAGAAAATCGACATGGGTATGACTTTGTGGATTCAAATAATAAAGAAGGTGTAGCGAAAGCAACACAATATGGGATCGATTTAGGTTATGAAAATATTATTTTCATTGGGATCGATGTAAAAGAATCTTTCGAGTACTCAAGAGAAAATGGTTATATAAAAACGATTCAAAAAAACAAGCTAAAACCAGAAATCCACCGTTTTGAAAATCGTTCGCGTTATGCTGCAGATTTTATTAAAGAAAATTGGGCCAAATTTAAAACCAATACGCTCTTCATTTGCAGTTCAGACCGGTTAGCAATCGGGATCCAAAGAGGGATCATTAATATGGAAGGAACAGTTCCTTCTGATTTTGGAATTATTGGCTATGATGGTGTATTTTTAGACCAAATTGCTTTTCCACAATTAACAACTGTGAAACAACCGGTTGTTCAAATGGGAGAAGCCTGTGCTAAAATGGTGTTGAATAAAATCGAGCAAAAGAATGCCCCGCAAGGAGAGCTGTTTTTCACTCCTGAATTGATCATCAGAGGCACAACAACGCAACAATAA
- a CDS encoding FUSC family protein produces the protein MRIGARTLKTGIAVALSIAIPALLSFPSGSVLAAISAIFALQPSVKRSINTLKDRIIANLIGAFVAVTITLTLGNNFIVIGLAASLLIAILYQLNLSSVIGLATVTLIVIMQTTEDNFILYATIRVLATIVGVLIAFVVNTTLFPPKYEEKLYHVTDYSTTEIMKFLRASVRKNSQYPVLKKDLKWIKSELNRMDVYLSLFKDEGLVTRKKDRVQKMRKVVVYRKIIATANEAYNLSYTFHKYENSFNHFPKELRILIRERLETLLTAHEQILLKFNGRVSPDSVNFIAYKAPLRKEFMQSFFDEASLEEYMHDDYGQSNAVIHIMSSILKYEEFLEHLNILVSSYKGNDWNQDTEISNIEHIEQ, from the coding sequence ATGAGAATTGGAGCAAGAACGCTAAAAACAGGAATTGCTGTGGCTCTTTCAATAGCGATACCTGCGCTACTCAGCTTTCCATCGGGCAGTGTTTTAGCTGCTATATCAGCAATTTTTGCGTTACAGCCTTCTGTTAAGCGATCGATCAATACTCTTAAAGATCGTATTATTGCTAATTTGATCGGTGCATTTGTCGCTGTGACTATTACTTTGACTTTAGGAAATAATTTCATCGTGATCGGATTAGCTGCTTCTCTGTTGATTGCTATCTTATATCAGTTGAACCTTAGCAGCGTGATTGGTTTAGCAACGGTAACTTTGATTGTTATCATGCAAACTACTGAAGACAATTTTATTCTTTACGCAACTATAAGGGTCCTAGCTACTATTGTTGGTGTTCTTATTGCTTTCGTAGTAAACACGACTTTATTCCCACCGAAATATGAAGAGAAATTATATCATGTTACAGACTATTCAACCACTGAGATCATGAAATTTTTACGTGCAAGCGTTCGGAAAAATAGCCAGTATCCAGTTCTAAAAAAAGATTTAAAATGGATCAAATCCGAATTAAATCGAATGGATGTCTACCTATCATTATTCAAAGATGAAGGGCTAGTCACTAGAAAAAAAGACCGTGTTCAAAAAATGCGAAAAGTAGTTGTTTATAGAAAAATAATTGCAACCGCAAATGAAGCTTATAATCTTTCCTATACTTTTCATAAGTATGAAAATTCATTTAACCATTTTCCAAAAGAATTACGTATTTTGATCCGTGAACGTCTTGAGACCTTGCTCACAGCGCATGAACAAATTTTATTGAAATTTAATGGGCGTGTTTCACCAGATAGTGTGAATTTTATCGCATATAAAGCTCCGCTTAGAAAAGAATTCATGCAATCCTTCTTTGATGAAGCTAGTTTAGAAGAGTACATGCATGATGATTACGGTCAAAGCAATGCGGTCATCCATATTATGTCAAGTATTTTAAAATACGAAGAATTCTTGGAACATTTAAATATTTTAGTTAGCAGCTACAAGGGAAACGATTGGAATCAAGATACAGAAATTTCGAACATTGAACACATTGAACAATAA
- the ntdP gene encoding nucleoside tri-diphosphate phosphatase: MHIPKEGEYITIHSYKHDGSLHRTWRDTMVLKTSDQSLIGVNDHTLVTESDGRRWLTREPAIVYFHKHYWFNIIAMIRDNGVSYYCNLASPFALDEEGLKYIDYDLDIKVFPDGEKRLLDVDEYEDHSKKWDYPDDIDHILKENVKILVDWINEEKGPFSKEYVDLWYKRYQQLSHKK, from the coding sequence ATGCATATTCCAAAAGAAGGAGAATACATCACGATCCATAGCTATAAACATGATGGCAGTTTACATCGCACTTGGAGAGATACAATGGTACTTAAGACAAGTGATCAATCGTTAATAGGAGTAAATGATCATACTCTTGTAACGGAATCGGATGGCCGAAGATGGTTAACTCGAGAACCAGCGATTGTTTACTTTCATAAGCATTATTGGTTTAATATCATTGCAATGATAAGAGATAATGGTGTTTCTTACTATTGTAATCTTGCTTCGCCTTTTGCATTAGATGAAGAAGGCTTGAAGTATATAGACTATGATTTAGATATCAAAGTCTTTCCAGATGGCGAAAAACGCTTGTTGGATGTAGATGAGTATGAAGATCATAGCAAAAAGTGGGATTATCCTGATGATATTGACCATATTTTAAAAGAAAACGTGAAAATTTTAGTGGATTGGATCAATGAAGAAAAAGGTCCTTTTTCAAAAGAGTACGTTGACTTATGGTATAAACGCTATCAACAGTTATCGCATAAAAAATGA
- a CDS encoding glutamate-1-semialdehyde 2,1-aminomutase — MLKHVQSDRLANEASQVIVGGVNSPSRSFKGVGGGNPVTMARGDGAYLYDVDDNRYIDYLAAFGPIITGFNHPHIVKAIKRAADTGVLFGTPSEHEIIFAKMLTDAIPSMDKVRFTNSGTEAVMTTVRVARAYTNRELIVKFSGQYHGHFDLVLVEAGSGPSTLGATDSGGVTRGTSKEVITVPYNDVESYRAVMEKWGSQVAGVLVEPIVGNFGMVAPKPGFLEAVNDITHEHGALVIYDEVITNFRFRYGAVQDMLGVIPDLTAFGKSIGGGLPIGAYGGPSEIMDTVAPLGPAYQAGTMSGNPLSMQAGIACLEVLQEPGIYERMADFAVQLKEALLEAGKKQAIPTVVNQIGGSLTVYFTDHPIENYADAKDTDTERFGHFFKAMLDEGINLAPSKYEAWFLTIMHTQEDIDETKRAIDKAFAKLV; from the coding sequence ATGTTAAAACATGTTCAAAGTGACCGTTTAGCTAATGAAGCAAGTCAAGTTATTGTAGGAGGAGTGAATAGTCCCAGTCGTTCCTTCAAAGGAGTTGGCGGAGGGAATCCTGTAACGATGGCTCGCGGAGATGGAGCATACTTATATGATGTTGATGACAATCGTTATATCGATTACTTAGCAGCTTTTGGACCAATCATAACCGGTTTTAATCACCCACATATTGTCAAAGCAATAAAAAGAGCTGCCGATACTGGTGTTTTGTTTGGTACTCCATCCGAACATGAAATAATTTTTGCAAAAATGTTAACCGATGCTATCCCTTCAATGGATAAAGTTCGTTTTACCAATTCAGGAACTGAAGCTGTTATGACTACTGTTCGAGTAGCTCGTGCTTATACAAACCGTGAACTGATTGTGAAGTTCTCTGGTCAATACCATGGTCATTTTGATCTTGTTTTGGTTGAAGCAGGCAGCGGCCCTTCTACTTTGGGAGCCACAGATTCTGGCGGAGTAACCCGTGGAACCTCTAAAGAAGTGATCACCGTACCTTATAACGATGTCGAATCTTACCGAGCCGTCATGGAAAAATGGGGTAGTCAAGTAGCGGGCGTTCTAGTTGAACCGATTGTTGGAAACTTTGGCATGGTAGCTCCAAAACCTGGATTTTTAGAAGCCGTAAATGACATCACACACGAGCATGGCGCGTTAGTGATTTATGATGAAGTAATCACTAATTTCCGCTTCCGATATGGAGCTGTACAAGATATGTTAGGTGTCATCCCTGATTTAACAGCATTTGGTAAATCAATAGGCGGTGGATTGCCAATTGGGGCTTATGGTGGCCCATCCGAAATCATGGATACTGTTGCGCCTCTTGGACCCGCATATCAAGCTGGTACAATGTCAGGTAATCCTCTTTCTATGCAAGCTGGGATTGCTTGTTTAGAAGTTTTGCAAGAACCTGGCATTTATGAAAGAATGGCTGATTTTGCTGTTCAATTAAAAGAGGCTCTACTTGAAGCTGGTAAAAAACAGGCTATTCCAACCGTTGTGAATCAAATCGGTGGATCATTAACGGTCTACTTCACAGATCATCCAATTGAAAATTATGCAGATGCAAAAGATACAGATACTGAACGTTTTGGACACTTCTTCAAAGCTATGTTAGACGAAGGCATCAATCTTGCTCCAAGTAAATACGAGGCTTGGTTTTTAACCATTATGCATACCCAAGAAGATATAGATGAAACAAAACGAGCTATTGATAAAGCTTTTGCTAAATTAGTATAA
- a CDS encoding SGNH/GDSL hydrolase family protein, translated as MSKKSGFAVFLLMILAVGVVLFGMSYSKQQQQELEMVAEQTNKKEKVEIQEDDSQQMTDYEESRGALSVLDYLKYIGSLKEEVSISFYGDIAQEEPWIAATEEYIDEQIASKINSNRLAYPTYNSYQLISENKVTELAKTNPNVVFFQVTPYADQEKDISLDDSSEYLAMNYAAIKDVLPEALVIFVTPNPSSSERGNNNSRTLDYTSYLNEMVATVEENEWTVFDLHKSYLKKLETDGIALENTLNETGKSLNGEGTSIYSTLFEEMLNQKVDTTSGI; from the coding sequence TTGTCTAAAAAAAGTGGATTTGCTGTTTTTCTACTAATGATTTTAGCAGTAGGAGTTGTCTTGTTTGGTATGAGTTACTCAAAACAACAACAACAAGAGCTAGAAATGGTTGCAGAACAAACGAATAAAAAAGAGAAAGTGGAAATCCAAGAAGATGATTCCCAACAAATGACGGATTATGAAGAAAGTCGTGGAGCGTTATCAGTATTGGATTACTTAAAATATATCGGTTCTCTGAAAGAAGAAGTTTCTATTAGCTTTTATGGCGATATAGCACAAGAAGAGCCGTGGATAGCTGCAACAGAAGAGTACATAGATGAACAAATAGCCAGCAAAATAAACAGCAATCGTTTGGCTTATCCAACTTATAATTCTTATCAGTTAATAAGTGAGAATAAAGTAACTGAGTTAGCAAAAACGAATCCAAACGTTGTATTTTTTCAAGTGACGCCATATGCTGATCAAGAAAAAGACATCAGTTTAGATGATTCAAGCGAGTATCTAGCTATGAATTATGCTGCAATCAAAGATGTCTTACCAGAAGCATTAGTTATTTTTGTGACACCCAATCCTAGCAGTAGTGAAAGAGGAAATAATAATTCAAGAACTTTGGATTACACTTCTTATCTAAATGAAATGGTAGCAACCGTTGAAGAGAATGAATGGACTGTTTTTGATCTTCATAAAAGCTATCTGAAAAAACTTGAAACAGATGGTATAGCATTGGAAAACACATTGAATGAAACTGGTAAATCATTGAATGGGGAAGGAACATCCATTTATAGCACTTTATTCGAAGAAATGTTAAACCAAAAAGTAGATACGACTAGTGGCATTTAA
- a CDS encoding alpha-glucosidase has protein sequence MSTIHDKWWKNAVVYQIYPKSFQDTNDDGIGDLKGILKRMDYIRSIGVNMIWLNPVFDSPQIDNGYDVANYYAIDDSFGTMADMEKLIEEAHKRGIKVMMDFVLNHTSDQHPWFQEALKGPDNLYRDYYIWHEAVKERSVPNNWGSFFGGSVWEKEPNSDSFYFHLFAKEMPDLNWENPEVRLAMADCAEFWLDKGIDALRLDAFIHVDKEADFPDVSTANKNEIVLAENYYANLPKVIDYMKEFSQRIRKDYPNVFLVGEAASASIDLAKQYTDPINAVCDSVITFRYFPETEQLKDERLPLNMQHGKLDLKKFKQIMAEWQKELAPIGGPVLYWNNHDMARAVSRFGDDEQHRDNSSKMLATLMYLQKGIPFLLNGEEIGMKNLTIETIENFSLPGADLFYQIALDLGHSKEFALEHLNARSKDVSRGIMQWDNSNFAGFSARAPWSGVNREEKYNVLDQEADVNSILNYYRMVLELKQEPVFIEGAFQLLETSLETYCYERSWESAKALVCCNMSGKTQVVSIKELIKEPYTIKLTNEGNSLQEGIVTLSPYGAMVILM, from the coding sequence ATGAGTACCATTCATGACAAGTGGTGGAAAAATGCAGTTGTGTACCAAATATACCCAAAAAGTTTTCAAGATACAAATGATGATGGAATCGGCGATCTAAAAGGGATTCTTAAACGGATGGACTACATTCGATCCATTGGAGTAAATATGATTTGGCTTAATCCTGTTTTTGATTCCCCTCAGATCGACAATGGTTACGATGTGGCTAATTATTATGCTATTGATGATAGTTTTGGCACGATGGCGGATATGGAGAAGCTGATCGAAGAAGCACATAAACGAGGTATTAAAGTCATGATGGACTTCGTATTGAATCATACATCTGATCAGCATCCTTGGTTTCAAGAAGCATTGAAAGGGCCGGACAATTTGTATCGTGATTACTATATTTGGCATGAAGCAGTTAAAGAACGATCAGTGCCAAATAACTGGGGCTCGTTTTTTGGCGGTTCTGTTTGGGAAAAAGAACCAAATAGTGACTCTTTCTATTTTCATTTATTTGCAAAAGAAATGCCGGATCTGAATTGGGAAAATCCTGAAGTAAGGTTAGCAATGGCTGATTGTGCGGAGTTTTGGCTAGACAAAGGAATCGATGCACTGAGATTAGATGCGTTTATTCATGTCGACAAAGAAGCGGATTTTCCAGATGTTAGCACGGCAAACAAAAATGAAATCGTTTTAGCGGAGAATTATTATGCTAATTTACCAAAAGTAATCGACTACATGAAGGAATTTAGTCAGCGCATCCGTAAAGATTATCCGAACGTCTTTCTAGTTGGAGAGGCGGCGTCAGCGAGTATTGATTTAGCAAAACAATATACAGACCCAATCAATGCAGTGTGTGACAGCGTGATAACATTCCGGTACTTTCCAGAAACGGAACAGTTAAAAGATGAACGGCTTCCATTGAACATGCAACATGGAAAACTGGATTTAAAAAAATTCAAGCAGATAATGGCAGAATGGCAAAAAGAATTAGCCCCAATCGGTGGACCGGTATTGTATTGGAATAATCATGATATGGCTCGAGCGGTCTCACGCTTTGGTGATGATGAACAGCATCGTGATAATAGCAGTAAGATGCTGGCGACGTTAATGTATTTACAAAAAGGTATTCCTTTTTTATTGAATGGCGAAGAAATAGGAATGAAAAATTTAACGATCGAAACGATTGAAAATTTCTCATTGCCCGGAGCAGATCTTTTTTATCAAATAGCACTGGATCTAGGCCACTCAAAAGAATTTGCTTTGGAACACTTAAATGCACGAAGCAAAGACGTCAGCAGAGGTATTATGCAGTGGGATAACTCGAATTTTGCTGGGTTTTCAGCCCGTGCTCCATGGAGCGGAGTAAATCGTGAAGAAAAGTATAATGTGTTGGATCAAGAAGCAGACGTAAACAGTATCTTAAACTACTATAGAATGGTATTAGAATTGAAACAAGAACCGGTATTTATAGAAGGTGCGTTTCAATTGTTAGAAACGAGTTTAGAAACCTATTGTTACGAACGCAGCTGGGAATCGGCTAAAGCTTTAGTGTGTTGCAATATGTCGGGAAAAACGCAAGTCGTTTCAATAAAAGAATTAATAAAAGAGCCATATACAATTAAATTGACCAATGAAGGAAATTCTCTGCAAGAAGGAATAGTGACTTTGAGCCCATATGGAGCAATGGTTATTTTGATGTGA
- a CDS encoding glycoside hydrolase family 13 protein, with amino-acid sequence METAAIYHRPDSEYAYLYETNQFHVRLRTKKGDAKKVNLISGDPYAHGSQKWYKEDKPMKLAVSTDIHDYWVIETFEKTKRIAYCFHVEGTDGIEVLYGDRGVFPFTDNYLEDANTFFRMPYLHEIDRVKTPEWVKKTVWYQIFPERFANGDKTNDPAGTLPWGSKKHPGRDDFYGGDLQGVLDHLDHLVDLGINGIYFCPLFKAKSNHKYDTIDYYDIDPDFGDKELFKKVVQEAHKKGIRVMLDAVFNHLGMDSMQWQDVLEHQEKSRYKDWFHINQFPVESLAGLSMEELENVNELTYDTFAFTGHMPKLNTSNPEVQDFLLDVTTYWIKEFDIDAWRLDVANEVDHHFWKKFNQASVALKEDFYILGEIWHSSQSWLQGDEFHAVMNYAYTETIQNFFMKETISANKMVAGLNEQLMLYRNQTNEVMFNMLDSHDTARLLTISRNNKQLAKAGLAFMFTQHGSPCIYYGTEIGMDGFNDPDCRKCMIWDKEEQDSDMLAFTKKMITFRKHNQELLSYGEIEWFDVRDDEKVIGFKRKFGTEELVCYFNQGEKDLELDLEQKTEVLLANFAETDTKSLLIKQYGFVIYKG; translated from the coding sequence ATGGAAACAGCTGCAATTTACCACAGACCGGATAGCGAATACGCTTATTTATATGAAACAAATCAATTTCACGTTCGCTTAAGAACAAAAAAAGGGGATGCCAAGAAAGTCAATTTGATCAGCGGAGATCCTTATGCTCATGGATCACAAAAATGGTACAAAGAAGATAAACCGATGAAGTTAGCTGTGAGTACGGATATTCATGATTATTGGGTAATTGAAACATTTGAAAAAACAAAGCGCATTGCTTATTGTTTCCATGTAGAAGGAACTGATGGCATTGAAGTACTATATGGAGATCGTGGCGTTTTTCCATTTACGGATAACTACTTAGAAGATGCTAATACCTTTTTTAGAATGCCTTACTTACATGAAATCGATCGAGTGAAAACGCCTGAATGGGTAAAAAAAACGGTCTGGTATCAAATTTTCCCGGAACGGTTTGCTAATGGAGACAAGACTAATGATCCAGCAGGAACGTTGCCTTGGGGCAGCAAAAAACATCCTGGACGTGACGATTTTTATGGTGGTGATTTACAAGGTGTGCTTGATCATTTGGATCATCTAGTCGACTTAGGGATCAATGGAATCTACTTTTGTCCATTGTTTAAAGCTAAATCGAATCACAAATACGATACGATCGATTACTATGATATCGATCCAGATTTTGGTGACAAAGAACTCTTTAAAAAAGTAGTACAAGAAGCACATAAAAAAGGGATCCGTGTCATGTTGGATGCTGTATTCAATCATTTAGGAATGGATTCGATGCAATGGCAAGATGTGCTTGAACATCAAGAGAAATCGCGTTACAAAGATTGGTTCCATATCAACCAATTTCCGGTTGAATCACTCGCTGGTTTATCCATGGAAGAATTAGAAAATGTGAATGAACTAACTTATGATACATTTGCTTTTACAGGTCACATGCCAAAATTAAATACCAGCAATCCTGAAGTCCAAGACTTTTTATTGGATGTTACTACTTACTGGATCAAAGAGTTTGATATTGATGCTTGGCGTCTAGATGTCGCAAATGAAGTAGACCATCATTTTTGGAAGAAATTCAACCAAGCTTCTGTTGCTTTAAAAGAGGATTTTTATATTTTAGGAGAGATCTGGCATTCTTCACAAAGTTGGCTGCAAGGCGATGAATTCCATGCTGTTATGAACTATGCATATACCGAAACGATCCAAAATTTCTTTATGAAGGAAACTATTTCAGCGAATAAAATGGTTGCTGGGTTAAATGAACAATTGATGTTATACCGTAACCAAACAAACGAAGTCATGTTCAATATGTTAGATTCTCATGATACTGCTCGTTTGCTGACCATCAGTAGAAATAACAAACAATTGGCAAAAGCAGGTCTAGCCTTTATGTTTACCCAACACGGATCACCATGTATTTATTATGGAACTGAAATTGGTATGGATGGGTTTAATGACCCCGATTGCCGCAAATGTATGATCTGGGATAAAGAAGAACAAGATAGCGATATGCTTGCTTTCACCAAAAAAATGATCACATTTAGAAAGCATAACCAGGAACTATTGAGTTATGGAGAAATCGAATGGTTTGATGTTCGAGACGACGAAAAGGTCATCGGATTCAAAAGGAAGTTTGGCACCGAAGAGCTTGTCTGTTATTTCAATCAAGGAGAGAAAGATTTAGAATTGGACTTAGAACAAAAAACAGAAGTCTTACTCGCCAATTTTGCTGAAACAGACACTAAATCGTTGTTGATCAAACAATATGGCTTTGTTATTTATAAAGGATAA